One window of Bos indicus isolate NIAB-ARS_2022 breed Sahiwal x Tharparkar chromosome 18, NIAB-ARS_B.indTharparkar_mat_pri_1.0, whole genome shotgun sequence genomic DNA carries:
- the SLC12A3 gene encoding solute carrier family 12 member 3 isoform X2 gives MAELPVSEAPRDPALCSGRFTISTLLGGEEPPPPAAYDSSHPSHLTHGNTFYNRTFGYNTIDVVPAYEHYANSALPGEPRKVRPTLADLHSFLKEGSHLHALAFDSRPSHEMTDGLVEDEAGINGEKNPEEPVRFGWVKGVMIRCMLNIWGVILYLRLPWITAQAGIVLTWIIILLSVTVTSITGLSISAISTNGKVKSGGTYFLISRSLGPELGGSIGLIFAFANAVGVAMHTVGFAETVRDLLQEYGSPIVDPTNDIRIIGVVTVTVLLAISLAGMEWESKAQVLFFLVIMVSFANYLVGTLIPPSEEKASKGFFSYRADIFVQNLVPEWRGMDGSFFGMFSIFFPSATGILAGANISGDLKDPAVAIPKGTLMAIFWTTVSYLAISATIGSCVVRDASGGLNDTVTPGSGACEGLACGYGWNFTECAQQRSCRYGLINYYQTMSMVSGFAPLITAGIFGATLSSALACLVSAAKVFQCLCLDQLYPLIGFFGKGYGKNNEPVRGYLLAYAIAVAFIIIAELNTIAPIISNFFLCSYALINFSCFHASITNSPGWRPSFRYYSKWAALFGAIISVVIMFLLTWWAALIAIGVVLFLLLYVIYKKPEVNWGSSVQAGSYNLALSYSVGLNEVEDHIKNYRPQCLVLTGPPNFRPALVDFVGTFTRNLSLMICGHVLMGPRKQRMPELRLIANGHTKWLNKRKIKAFYSDVLAEDLRSGVQVLMQAAGLGRMKPNILVIGFKKNWQSAHPATVEDYIGILHDAFDLNYGVCVMRMREGLNISEVMQAHINPMFDPAEDSKEARAGGAHLSVSGTVDPEALVQEEQASTVFQSEQGKKTIDIYWLFDDGGLTLLIPYLLGRKKRWSKCRIRVFVGGQINRMDQERKAIISLLSKFRLGFHEVHVLPDINQKPRAEHIKRFEDMIAPFRLNDGFKDEATVTETRRDCPWKISDEEINKNRIKSLRQVRLNEILLDYSRDAALVVITLPIGRKGKCPSSLYMAWLETLSQDLRPPVILIRGNQENVLTFYCQ, from the exons ATGGCAGAGCTGCCAGTGTCGGAGGCGCCCAGGGACCCTGCTCTGTGCAGTGGGCGCTTCACCATCAGCACATTGCTGGGGGGCGAAGAACCCCCCCCACCGGCCGCCTATGACAGCAGCCACCCCAGCCACCTGACCCACGGCAATACCTTCTACAATCGCACCTTTGGCTACAACACTATCGATGTGGTGCCCGCCTACGAGCACTATGCCAACAGCGCCCTGCCTGGTGAGCCCCGAAAGGTCCGGCCCACGCTGGCCGACCTGCACTCCTTCCTTAAG GAAGGCAGCCACCTGCATGCCCTTGCCTTTGACAGCCGGCCCAGCCATGAGATGACTGATGGGCTGGTGGAGGATGAGGCAGGTATCAATGGTGAGAAGAACCCTGAGGAGCCCGTGCGCTTTGGCTGGGTCAAAGGGGTGATG ATCCGCTGCATGCTCAATATCTGGGGTGTGATTCTGTATCTGCGGCTCCCCTGGATTACCGCCCAGGCGGGCATTG TCCTGACCTGGATCATCATCCTGCTCTCGGTCACCGTGACCTCCATCACGGGCCTCTCCATCTCCGCCATCTCCACCAACGGCAAGGTCAAGTCAG GTGGCACCTACTTCCTCATCTCCCGGAGTCTTGGCCCAGAGCTAGGCGGCTCCATTGGCCTCATTTTTGCTTTTGCCAATGCCGTGGGCGTGGCCATGCACACCGTGGGCTTTGCAGAGACTGTGAGGGACCTGCTCCAG gagTATGGCTCGCCCATCGTGGACCCCACCAATGACATCCGCATCATCGGCGTGGTCACCGTCACTGTTCTGCTGGCCATCTCCCTTGCTGGCATGGAGTGGGAGTCCAAG GCCCAGGTGCTCTTCTTCCTCGTCATCATGGTCTCGTTCGCCAACTATCTGGTGGGGACACTGATCCCCCCATCCGAGGAGAAGGCCTCCAAAGGCTTCTTCAGCTACCGAG CGGACATTTTTGTCCAAAACTTGGTGCCTGAATGGAGAGGCATGGACGGAAGCTTCTTCGGGATGTTTTCCATCTTCTTCCCCTCGGCCACAGGTATCCTGGCAGGAGCCAACATCTCTGGGGACCTCAAG gaCCCTGCAGTAGCCATCCCCAAGGGAACACTCATGGCCATTTTCTGGACCACTGTCTCCTACCTGGCCATCTCGGCCACCATCG gctcctgtgtGGTTCGAGATGCCTCTGGGGGGCTGAATGACACGGTGACCCCCGGCTCAGGCGCCTGCGAGGGGCTGGCCTGTGGCTACGGCTGGAACTTCACCGAGTGCGCCCAGCAGCGCAGCTGCCGCTACGGCCTCATCAACTACTATCAG ACTATGAGCATGGTGTCAGGCTTCGCACCCCTGATCACAGCTGGCATCTTTGGGGCCACCCTTTCCTCTGCCCTGGCCTGTCTCGTCTCTGCCGCCAAAGTCTTCCAG TGCCTGTGCCTGGACCAGCTGTACCCGCTCATCGGCTTCTTCGGCAAAGGCTATGGCAAGAACAACGAGCCGGTGCGTGGCTACCTGCTGGCCTATGCCATCGCTGTGGCCTTCATCATCATCG CTGAGCTCAACACCATCGCCCCCATCATCTCCAACTTCTTCCTGTGCTCCTACGCCCTCATCAACTTCAGCTGCTTCCAtgcctccatcaccaactctcctG GGTGGAGACCCTCGTTCCGATACTACAGCAAGTGGGCAGCGCTGTTTGGGGCAATCATCTCCGTGGTCATCATGTTCCTCCTCACCTGGTGGGCGGCCCTCATCGCCATCGGCGTggtcctcttcctcctgctctaTGTGATCTACAAGAAGCCAG AGGTGAACTGGGGCTCCTCGGTACAGGCGGGCTCCTACAACCTGGCCCTGAGCTACTCTGTGGGTCTCAATGAGGTGGAGGACCACATCAAGAACTACCG cCCCCAGTGCCTGGTGCTCACGGGGCCCCCCAACTTCCGCCCGGCCCTGGTGGACTTCGTGGGCACCTTCACCCGGAACCTCAGCCTGATGATCTGTGGCCATGTGCTCATG GGCCCCCGCAAACAGAGGATGCCTGAGCTCCGGCTCATCGCCAACGGGCACACCAAGTGGCTGAACAAGAGGAAGATCAAAGCCTTCTACTCCGACGTGCTCGCCGAGGACCTCCGCAGCGGTGTCCAGGTTCTCATGCAG GCCGCAGGTCTCGGGAGGATGAAGCCCAACATTCTGGTGATCGGATTCAAGAAGAACTGGCAGTCGGCTCACCCAGCCACGGTGGAAGACTACATTGGCATCCTGCA CGATGCTTTTGATCTCAACTACGGTGTCTGTGTCATGAGGATGCGTGAGGGCCTCAACATCTCAGAGGTGATGCAGGCGCACA TTAACCCTATGTTTGATCCAGCAGAGGATAGCAAGGAAGCCAGGGCCGGCGGGGCCCACCTGTCTGTCTCCGGCACAG TGGACCCCGAGGCCTTGGTGCAGGAGGAGCAGGCCAGCACAGTCTTCCAGTCGGAGCAGGGCAAGAAGACCATTGACATCTACTGGCTGTTCGACGATGGAG GCCTCACCCTCCTCATCCCCTATCTCCTCGGCCGCAAGAAGAGATGGAGCAAATGCAGGATCCGCGTGTTCGTGGGGGGCCAGATCAACAGGATGGACCAGGAGAGAAAGGC GATCATTTCTCTGCTGAGCAAGTTCCGGTTGGGATTCCACGAAGTTCACGTCCTTCCCGACATCAACCAGAAGCCACGGGCCGAGCA CATCAAGCGCTTTGAGGACATGATTGCACCCTTCCGCCTGAATGATGGCTTCAAGGACGAGGCCACGGTCACTGAGACGAGGCGGGACTGCCCCTGGAAGATCTCGGATGAGGAGATTAACAAGAATAGAATCAAG TCCCTGCGGCAGGTGAGGCTGAACGAGATTCTGCTGGATTATTCCCGAGATGCTGCTCTGGTTGTCAT
- the SLC12A3 gene encoding solute carrier family 12 member 3 isoform X4: MAELPVSEAPRDPALCSGRFTISTLLGGEEPPPPAAYDSSHPSHLTHGNTFYNRTFGYNTIDVVPAYEHYANSALPGEPRKVRPTLADLHSFLKEGSHLHALAFDSRPSHEMTDGLVEDEAGINGEKNPEEPVRFGWVKGVMIRCMLNIWGVILYLRLPWITAQAGIVLTWIIILLSVTVTSITGLSISAISTNGKVKSGGTYFLISRSLGPELGGSIGLIFAFANAVGVAMHTVGFAETVRDLLQEYGSPIVDPTNDIRIIGVVTVTVLLAISLAGMEWESKAQVLFFLVIMVSFANYLVGTLIPPSEEKASKGFFSYRADIFVQNLVPEWRGMDGSFFGMFSIFFPSATGILAGANISGDLKDPAVAIPKGTLMAIFWTTVSYLAISATIGSCVVRDASGGLNDTVTPGSGACEGLACGYGWNFTECAQQRSCRYGLINYYQTMSMVSGFAPLITAGIFGATLSSALACLVSAAKVFQCLCLDQLYPLIGFFGKGYGKNNEPVRGYLLAYAIAVAFIIIAELNTIAPIISNFFLCSYALINFSCFHASITNSPGWRPSFRYYSKWAALFGAIISVVIMFLLTWWAALIAIGVVLFLLLYVIYKKPEVNWGSSVQAGSYNLALSYSVGLNEVEDHIKNYRPQCLVLTGPPNFRPALVDFVGTFTRNLSLMICGHVLMGPRKQRMPELRLIANGHTKWLNKRKIKAFYSDVLAEDLRSGVQVLMQAAGLGRMKPNILVIGFKKNWQSAHPATVEDYIGILHDAFDLNYGVCVMRMREGLNISEVMQAHINPMFDPAEDSKEARAVDPEALVQEEQASTVFQSEQGKKTIDIYWLFDDGGLTLLIPYLLGRKKRWSKCRIRVFVGGQINRMDQERKAIISLLSKFRLGFHEVHVLPDINQKPRAEHIKRFEDMIAPFRLNDGFKDEATVTETRRDCPWKISDEEINKNRIKSLRQVRLNEILLDYSRDAALVVITLPIGRKGKCPSSLYMAWLETLSQDLRPPVILIRGNQENVLTFYCQ, encoded by the exons ATGGCAGAGCTGCCAGTGTCGGAGGCGCCCAGGGACCCTGCTCTGTGCAGTGGGCGCTTCACCATCAGCACATTGCTGGGGGGCGAAGAACCCCCCCCACCGGCCGCCTATGACAGCAGCCACCCCAGCCACCTGACCCACGGCAATACCTTCTACAATCGCACCTTTGGCTACAACACTATCGATGTGGTGCCCGCCTACGAGCACTATGCCAACAGCGCCCTGCCTGGTGAGCCCCGAAAGGTCCGGCCCACGCTGGCCGACCTGCACTCCTTCCTTAAG GAAGGCAGCCACCTGCATGCCCTTGCCTTTGACAGCCGGCCCAGCCATGAGATGACTGATGGGCTGGTGGAGGATGAGGCAGGTATCAATGGTGAGAAGAACCCTGAGGAGCCCGTGCGCTTTGGCTGGGTCAAAGGGGTGATG ATCCGCTGCATGCTCAATATCTGGGGTGTGATTCTGTATCTGCGGCTCCCCTGGATTACCGCCCAGGCGGGCATTG TCCTGACCTGGATCATCATCCTGCTCTCGGTCACCGTGACCTCCATCACGGGCCTCTCCATCTCCGCCATCTCCACCAACGGCAAGGTCAAGTCAG GTGGCACCTACTTCCTCATCTCCCGGAGTCTTGGCCCAGAGCTAGGCGGCTCCATTGGCCTCATTTTTGCTTTTGCCAATGCCGTGGGCGTGGCCATGCACACCGTGGGCTTTGCAGAGACTGTGAGGGACCTGCTCCAG gagTATGGCTCGCCCATCGTGGACCCCACCAATGACATCCGCATCATCGGCGTGGTCACCGTCACTGTTCTGCTGGCCATCTCCCTTGCTGGCATGGAGTGGGAGTCCAAG GCCCAGGTGCTCTTCTTCCTCGTCATCATGGTCTCGTTCGCCAACTATCTGGTGGGGACACTGATCCCCCCATCCGAGGAGAAGGCCTCCAAAGGCTTCTTCAGCTACCGAG CGGACATTTTTGTCCAAAACTTGGTGCCTGAATGGAGAGGCATGGACGGAAGCTTCTTCGGGATGTTTTCCATCTTCTTCCCCTCGGCCACAGGTATCCTGGCAGGAGCCAACATCTCTGGGGACCTCAAG gaCCCTGCAGTAGCCATCCCCAAGGGAACACTCATGGCCATTTTCTGGACCACTGTCTCCTACCTGGCCATCTCGGCCACCATCG gctcctgtgtGGTTCGAGATGCCTCTGGGGGGCTGAATGACACGGTGACCCCCGGCTCAGGCGCCTGCGAGGGGCTGGCCTGTGGCTACGGCTGGAACTTCACCGAGTGCGCCCAGCAGCGCAGCTGCCGCTACGGCCTCATCAACTACTATCAG ACTATGAGCATGGTGTCAGGCTTCGCACCCCTGATCACAGCTGGCATCTTTGGGGCCACCCTTTCCTCTGCCCTGGCCTGTCTCGTCTCTGCCGCCAAAGTCTTCCAG TGCCTGTGCCTGGACCAGCTGTACCCGCTCATCGGCTTCTTCGGCAAAGGCTATGGCAAGAACAACGAGCCGGTGCGTGGCTACCTGCTGGCCTATGCCATCGCTGTGGCCTTCATCATCATCG CTGAGCTCAACACCATCGCCCCCATCATCTCCAACTTCTTCCTGTGCTCCTACGCCCTCATCAACTTCAGCTGCTTCCAtgcctccatcaccaactctcctG GGTGGAGACCCTCGTTCCGATACTACAGCAAGTGGGCAGCGCTGTTTGGGGCAATCATCTCCGTGGTCATCATGTTCCTCCTCACCTGGTGGGCGGCCCTCATCGCCATCGGCGTggtcctcttcctcctgctctaTGTGATCTACAAGAAGCCAG AGGTGAACTGGGGCTCCTCGGTACAGGCGGGCTCCTACAACCTGGCCCTGAGCTACTCTGTGGGTCTCAATGAGGTGGAGGACCACATCAAGAACTACCG cCCCCAGTGCCTGGTGCTCACGGGGCCCCCCAACTTCCGCCCGGCCCTGGTGGACTTCGTGGGCACCTTCACCCGGAACCTCAGCCTGATGATCTGTGGCCATGTGCTCATG GGCCCCCGCAAACAGAGGATGCCTGAGCTCCGGCTCATCGCCAACGGGCACACCAAGTGGCTGAACAAGAGGAAGATCAAAGCCTTCTACTCCGACGTGCTCGCCGAGGACCTCCGCAGCGGTGTCCAGGTTCTCATGCAG GCCGCAGGTCTCGGGAGGATGAAGCCCAACATTCTGGTGATCGGATTCAAGAAGAACTGGCAGTCGGCTCACCCAGCCACGGTGGAAGACTACATTGGCATCCTGCA CGATGCTTTTGATCTCAACTACGGTGTCTGTGTCATGAGGATGCGTGAGGGCCTCAACATCTCAGAGGTGATGCAGGCGCACA TTAACCCTATGTTTGATCCAGCAGAGGATAGCAAGGAAGCCAGGGCCG TGGACCCCGAGGCCTTGGTGCAGGAGGAGCAGGCCAGCACAGTCTTCCAGTCGGAGCAGGGCAAGAAGACCATTGACATCTACTGGCTGTTCGACGATGGAG GCCTCACCCTCCTCATCCCCTATCTCCTCGGCCGCAAGAAGAGATGGAGCAAATGCAGGATCCGCGTGTTCGTGGGGGGCCAGATCAACAGGATGGACCAGGAGAGAAAGGC GATCATTTCTCTGCTGAGCAAGTTCCGGTTGGGATTCCACGAAGTTCACGTCCTTCCCGACATCAACCAGAAGCCACGGGCCGAGCA CATCAAGCGCTTTGAGGACATGATTGCACCCTTCCGCCTGAATGATGGCTTCAAGGACGAGGCCACGGTCACTGAGACGAGGCGGGACTGCCCCTGGAAGATCTCGGATGAGGAGATTAACAAGAATAGAATCAAG TCCCTGCGGCAGGTGAGGCTGAACGAGATTCTGCTGGATTATTCCCGAGATGCTGCTCTGGTTGTCAT
- the SLC12A3 gene encoding solute carrier family 12 member 3 isoform X1: MAELPVSEAPRDPALCSGRFTISTLLGGEEPPPPAAYDSSHPSHLTHGNTFYNRTFGYNTIDVVPAYEHYANSALPGEPRKVRPTLADLHSFLKQEGSHLHALAFDSRPSHEMTDGLVEDEAGINGEKNPEEPVRFGWVKGVMIRCMLNIWGVILYLRLPWITAQAGIVLTWIIILLSVTVTSITGLSISAISTNGKVKSGGTYFLISRSLGPELGGSIGLIFAFANAVGVAMHTVGFAETVRDLLQEYGSPIVDPTNDIRIIGVVTVTVLLAISLAGMEWESKAQVLFFLVIMVSFANYLVGTLIPPSEEKASKGFFSYRADIFVQNLVPEWRGMDGSFFGMFSIFFPSATGILAGANISGDLKDPAVAIPKGTLMAIFWTTVSYLAISATIGSCVVRDASGGLNDTVTPGSGACEGLACGYGWNFTECAQQRSCRYGLINYYQTMSMVSGFAPLITAGIFGATLSSALACLVSAAKVFQCLCLDQLYPLIGFFGKGYGKNNEPVRGYLLAYAIAVAFIIIAELNTIAPIISNFFLCSYALINFSCFHASITNSPGWRPSFRYYSKWAALFGAIISVVIMFLLTWWAALIAIGVVLFLLLYVIYKKPEVNWGSSVQAGSYNLALSYSVGLNEVEDHIKNYRPQCLVLTGPPNFRPALVDFVGTFTRNLSLMICGHVLMGPRKQRMPELRLIANGHTKWLNKRKIKAFYSDVLAEDLRSGVQVLMQAAGLGRMKPNILVIGFKKNWQSAHPATVEDYIGILHDAFDLNYGVCVMRMREGLNISEVMQAHINPMFDPAEDSKEARAGGAHLSVSGTVDPEALVQEEQASTVFQSEQGKKTIDIYWLFDDGGLTLLIPYLLGRKKRWSKCRIRVFVGGQINRMDQERKAIISLLSKFRLGFHEVHVLPDINQKPRAEHIKRFEDMIAPFRLNDGFKDEATVTETRRDCPWKISDEEINKNRIKSLRQVRLNEILLDYSRDAALVVITLPIGRKGKCPSSLYMAWLETLSQDLRPPVILIRGNQENVLTFYCQ; this comes from the exons ATGGCAGAGCTGCCAGTGTCGGAGGCGCCCAGGGACCCTGCTCTGTGCAGTGGGCGCTTCACCATCAGCACATTGCTGGGGGGCGAAGAACCCCCCCCACCGGCCGCCTATGACAGCAGCCACCCCAGCCACCTGACCCACGGCAATACCTTCTACAATCGCACCTTTGGCTACAACACTATCGATGTGGTGCCCGCCTACGAGCACTATGCCAACAGCGCCCTGCCTGGTGAGCCCCGAAAGGTCCGGCCCACGCTGGCCGACCTGCACTCCTTCCTTAAG CAGGAAGGCAGCCACCTGCATGCCCTTGCCTTTGACAGCCGGCCCAGCCATGAGATGACTGATGGGCTGGTGGAGGATGAGGCAGGTATCAATGGTGAGAAGAACCCTGAGGAGCCCGTGCGCTTTGGCTGGGTCAAAGGGGTGATG ATCCGCTGCATGCTCAATATCTGGGGTGTGATTCTGTATCTGCGGCTCCCCTGGATTACCGCCCAGGCGGGCATTG TCCTGACCTGGATCATCATCCTGCTCTCGGTCACCGTGACCTCCATCACGGGCCTCTCCATCTCCGCCATCTCCACCAACGGCAAGGTCAAGTCAG GTGGCACCTACTTCCTCATCTCCCGGAGTCTTGGCCCAGAGCTAGGCGGCTCCATTGGCCTCATTTTTGCTTTTGCCAATGCCGTGGGCGTGGCCATGCACACCGTGGGCTTTGCAGAGACTGTGAGGGACCTGCTCCAG gagTATGGCTCGCCCATCGTGGACCCCACCAATGACATCCGCATCATCGGCGTGGTCACCGTCACTGTTCTGCTGGCCATCTCCCTTGCTGGCATGGAGTGGGAGTCCAAG GCCCAGGTGCTCTTCTTCCTCGTCATCATGGTCTCGTTCGCCAACTATCTGGTGGGGACACTGATCCCCCCATCCGAGGAGAAGGCCTCCAAAGGCTTCTTCAGCTACCGAG CGGACATTTTTGTCCAAAACTTGGTGCCTGAATGGAGAGGCATGGACGGAAGCTTCTTCGGGATGTTTTCCATCTTCTTCCCCTCGGCCACAGGTATCCTGGCAGGAGCCAACATCTCTGGGGACCTCAAG gaCCCTGCAGTAGCCATCCCCAAGGGAACACTCATGGCCATTTTCTGGACCACTGTCTCCTACCTGGCCATCTCGGCCACCATCG gctcctgtgtGGTTCGAGATGCCTCTGGGGGGCTGAATGACACGGTGACCCCCGGCTCAGGCGCCTGCGAGGGGCTGGCCTGTGGCTACGGCTGGAACTTCACCGAGTGCGCCCAGCAGCGCAGCTGCCGCTACGGCCTCATCAACTACTATCAG ACTATGAGCATGGTGTCAGGCTTCGCACCCCTGATCACAGCTGGCATCTTTGGGGCCACCCTTTCCTCTGCCCTGGCCTGTCTCGTCTCTGCCGCCAAAGTCTTCCAG TGCCTGTGCCTGGACCAGCTGTACCCGCTCATCGGCTTCTTCGGCAAAGGCTATGGCAAGAACAACGAGCCGGTGCGTGGCTACCTGCTGGCCTATGCCATCGCTGTGGCCTTCATCATCATCG CTGAGCTCAACACCATCGCCCCCATCATCTCCAACTTCTTCCTGTGCTCCTACGCCCTCATCAACTTCAGCTGCTTCCAtgcctccatcaccaactctcctG GGTGGAGACCCTCGTTCCGATACTACAGCAAGTGGGCAGCGCTGTTTGGGGCAATCATCTCCGTGGTCATCATGTTCCTCCTCACCTGGTGGGCGGCCCTCATCGCCATCGGCGTggtcctcttcctcctgctctaTGTGATCTACAAGAAGCCAG AGGTGAACTGGGGCTCCTCGGTACAGGCGGGCTCCTACAACCTGGCCCTGAGCTACTCTGTGGGTCTCAATGAGGTGGAGGACCACATCAAGAACTACCG cCCCCAGTGCCTGGTGCTCACGGGGCCCCCCAACTTCCGCCCGGCCCTGGTGGACTTCGTGGGCACCTTCACCCGGAACCTCAGCCTGATGATCTGTGGCCATGTGCTCATG GGCCCCCGCAAACAGAGGATGCCTGAGCTCCGGCTCATCGCCAACGGGCACACCAAGTGGCTGAACAAGAGGAAGATCAAAGCCTTCTACTCCGACGTGCTCGCCGAGGACCTCCGCAGCGGTGTCCAGGTTCTCATGCAG GCCGCAGGTCTCGGGAGGATGAAGCCCAACATTCTGGTGATCGGATTCAAGAAGAACTGGCAGTCGGCTCACCCAGCCACGGTGGAAGACTACATTGGCATCCTGCA CGATGCTTTTGATCTCAACTACGGTGTCTGTGTCATGAGGATGCGTGAGGGCCTCAACATCTCAGAGGTGATGCAGGCGCACA TTAACCCTATGTTTGATCCAGCAGAGGATAGCAAGGAAGCCAGGGCCGGCGGGGCCCACCTGTCTGTCTCCGGCACAG TGGACCCCGAGGCCTTGGTGCAGGAGGAGCAGGCCAGCACAGTCTTCCAGTCGGAGCAGGGCAAGAAGACCATTGACATCTACTGGCTGTTCGACGATGGAG GCCTCACCCTCCTCATCCCCTATCTCCTCGGCCGCAAGAAGAGATGGAGCAAATGCAGGATCCGCGTGTTCGTGGGGGGCCAGATCAACAGGATGGACCAGGAGAGAAAGGC GATCATTTCTCTGCTGAGCAAGTTCCGGTTGGGATTCCACGAAGTTCACGTCCTTCCCGACATCAACCAGAAGCCACGGGCCGAGCA CATCAAGCGCTTTGAGGACATGATTGCACCCTTCCGCCTGAATGATGGCTTCAAGGACGAGGCCACGGTCACTGAGACGAGGCGGGACTGCCCCTGGAAGATCTCGGATGAGGAGATTAACAAGAATAGAATCAAG TCCCTGCGGCAGGTGAGGCTGAACGAGATTCTGCTGGATTATTCCCGAGATGCTGCTCTGGTTGTCAT